The DNA segment TTCTTTTCGTTTAAGCATTTCATCGATTCTCTCCACGTAATTCTTCAAATCTTTAACATTTTCGGCACGTAACGTCCGCCTGCCGCCCTGGAAGACAAATTTTGTGGATGCACCTGCTCCTGCAGCCATAATGGTTTGTTTTTCTTCCATAATCAGTATATTGTATATACCTTCCTTGTCAAGTTTCGCATAACCTACATTTTCAAAATTTCCGGCGATATCCTTTTGGCGATAAAGATAGTAGGGATCCATATCCATCCCATACGCACAGTCCGCAGTCATCTGCATAATTTCCTGACTGTTTTCAAACGAGATTTCATCATACATATCTTTAAACAAATTCAGCCTCGCTGCTCGTTTAAGCGCGAGAGAGTGAATCGTAAGGCTGTCAGGATTCATCGCTTTAATCTGTTTTAATGTCCGGGAGACCTGCTCCTTATGCTCGCCCGGCAGACCTACGATCAAATCCATATTGATGTTGTCAAAGCCCATCTCGCGTGCCAGATTATATTTTGATATGATATCCTCCACGGTATGACGTCTGCCAATCAGATCCAGTGTTTCCTGATTCATCGTCTGCGGATTAATTGAAATTCGTGTCACCGGATACCGCTTAAGAATCATAAGCTTTTCTCTGGTGATGGTATCTGGTCTGCCTGCCTCAACCGTGAATTCTTTTACTCCTTTCATAGGAAATATACTTTGAATAAATCTAAGAAGTCTCTCCAGCTGATCAGGAGAAAGCGTCGTTGGTGTTCCCCCGCCAATATAAATTGTATCGCAGGAACGCCCTTTCATCTTAGACGCAATGAATTTTAACTCTTTGCATAATGCATC comes from the Blautia liquoris genome and includes:
- the hemZ gene encoding coproporphyrinogen dehydrogenase HemZ is translated as MNKREFEYDIYSLIRAFYPGSTIRIWYEGDELPDSDYSYQYQVIYEESSITFLVFERDQEISRTITRISAQADRRERKNYVKKLVYKALAKITKRELPWGDLTGIRPSKIVMGMLEDGKTNVEAATLMRDTYGISPDKIALAITVANKERELLNKFNYKDGYSLYVGIPFCPSICLYCSFGSHPMSQWNYMVESYLDALCKELKFIASKMKGRSCDTIYIGGGTPTTLSPDQLERLLRFIQSIFPMKGVKEFTVEAGRPDTITREKLMILKRYPVTRISINPQTMNQETLDLIGRRHTVEDIISKYNLAREMGFDNINMDLIVGLPGEHKEQVSRTLKQIKAMNPDSLTIHSLALKRAARLNLFKDMYDEISFENSQEIMQMTADCAYGMDMDPYYLYRQKDIAGNFENVGYAKLDKEGIYNILIMEEKQTIMAAGAGASTKFVFQGGRRTLRAENVKDLKNYVERIDEMLKRKEAGIKEISTQ